Proteins co-encoded in one Paraburkholderia terrae genomic window:
- a CDS encoding disulfide bond formation protein B: MIIDNVTLRRERSLLVLLGLVCLALVGGALYLQFVEHEDPCPLCIIQRYFYLLIAIFAFLGARLRGWTGVRLLELLALLSALGGLLTAARHVYVQSHPNFSCGFDALQPIVDGLPPAHWLPSVFKVAGLCETPYPPILGISLPGWSLIGFVVAFVALAFSLWRNRRAR; encoded by the coding sequence ATGATTATCGATAACGTTACATTGCGCCGCGAGCGCAGTCTGCTCGTTCTACTCGGTCTCGTCTGTCTCGCGCTCGTGGGGGGCGCGCTATACCTGCAGTTCGTCGAGCACGAAGATCCTTGCCCGCTGTGCATCATCCAGCGCTATTTCTATCTGCTGATCGCGATCTTCGCGTTTCTCGGCGCGCGGCTGCGCGGCTGGACGGGCGTCAGGCTGCTCGAGCTGCTCGCGCTTTTGTCGGCGCTCGGCGGGCTGCTGACGGCCGCCCGGCACGTGTATGTGCAGTCGCATCCGAACTTCAGCTGCGGGTTTGATGCGTTGCAGCCGATCGTCGACGGCCTGCCGCCCGCTCATTGGCTGCCGAGCGTGTTCAAGGTCGCGGGTCTGTGTGAAACGCCGTATCCGCCGATTCTCGGTATTTCCCTGCCTGGCTGGTCGCTGATCGGGTTCGTTGTTGCGTTTGTCGCGCTGGCGTTTAGTCTGTGGCGGAATCGCCGCGCGCGGTAA
- the xdhC gene encoding xanthine dehydrogenase accessory protein XdhC, which translates to MHAWLTDLQQLLAHGDAVVLVTVARAEGSAPRDAGTKMIVTRDSARHTIGGGHLEWKAIESARRVLRDGMRAPNMRRLERFALGPSLGQCCGGAVVLAFERLDIGDLGWVTSLAKRVAAGHSMVRSVSFGPAPDAVMLSDPEPGVESADCLLWDGAGFDDSSALLTETIAPRDFPVVLFGAGHVGAALVRVLATLPCHVHWVDERDAQFPAPDTLGATNVTIEANDAPDEAIDKATPHTYFIVMTHNHALDLDLAERILRRGDFAFFGMIGSHTKRKQFEHRLAARGFDPAAIARMKCPLGVDGIVDKSPEIIAISAAAQLLQAVEANAAHAAQTA; encoded by the coding sequence ATGCATGCCTGGCTCACCGATCTGCAGCAACTGCTCGCGCACGGCGACGCCGTCGTGCTCGTGACCGTCGCCCGCGCCGAAGGCTCGGCGCCGCGCGACGCCGGCACGAAGATGATCGTCACACGCGATTCCGCGCGCCATACGATCGGCGGCGGGCATCTCGAATGGAAAGCGATCGAAAGCGCGCGCCGCGTGTTGCGCGACGGCATGCGCGCGCCGAACATGCGGCGGCTCGAACGCTTCGCGCTCGGACCGAGTCTTGGCCAATGCTGCGGCGGCGCTGTCGTGCTCGCGTTCGAGCGGCTCGATATCGGCGACCTGGGTTGGGTGACGTCGCTGGCCAAGCGCGTGGCGGCGGGCCATTCGATGGTGCGTAGCGTATCATTCGGGCCCGCACCCGATGCGGTGATGCTGTCCGATCCGGAACCGGGCGTCGAAAGCGCCGACTGTCTGCTGTGGGACGGCGCGGGTTTCGACGACAGCAGCGCGCTGCTCACCGAAACCATCGCGCCGCGCGACTTCCCCGTCGTGCTGTTCGGCGCGGGACACGTGGGCGCCGCGCTCGTGCGCGTACTCGCGACGCTGCCCTGCCACGTCCACTGGGTCGACGAACGCGACGCGCAGTTCCCGGCGCCCGACACACTGGGCGCGACGAACGTGACGATCGAAGCGAACGACGCGCCCGACGAAGCCATCGACAAGGCCACGCCGCACACGTACTTCATCGTGATGACGCACAACCACGCGCTCGATCTCGATCTCGCCGAGCGCATCCTGCGGCGCGGCGACTTCGCGTTCTTCGGCATGATCGGCTCGCATACGAAGCGCAAGCAGTTCGAGCACCGGCTTGCTGCGCGCGGTTTCGATCCTGCCGCGATTGCGCGGATGAAATGCCCGCTCGGCGTGGACGGCATCGTCGACAAGTCGCCGGAAATCATTGCGATTTCGGCGGCGGCGCAACTGCTGCAAGCCGTCGAGGCCAATGCGGCACATGCGGCGCAGACAGCCTGA
- the xdhB gene encoding xanthine dehydrogenase molybdopterin binding subunit — translation MNKQTEAFVHHASLAAHDAQAAIGVPLPHESATLHVSGEATYTDDIPELAQTLHAALGLSRHAHARIVSLDLDAVRAAPGVVAVLTVDDIPGENNCGPVLHDDPILADGEVLYLGQPVFIVVAQSHELARRAAALAKSDDVVRYEPLEAVLTAAEAKAKKQYVLPPLHLKRGTPAEKIAQAPHRLVGTFEVGGQEQFYLEGQVAYAVPKEMDGMLVYSSTQHPSEMQHVVAHMFGWPTHSVMCECRRMGGGFGGKESQSALFACAASLAAHRLRRPVKLRADRDDDFMITGKRHDAIYEYEAGFDDDGRILGARVEIALRAGFSADLSGAVATRAVCHFDNAYYLSDVDIVALPCKTNTQSNTAFRGFGGPQGALVMEVMMDGIARELKRDPLDVRRANFYGIEERNVTPYGQTVEDNVIAPLTDELIESSDYTARRAAIAAFNASSPVLKRGIAYTPVKFGISFNVPFLNQAGALVHVYKDGSALVNHGGTEMGQGLNTKVAQVVANAFGLPLSRVRVTATDTSKVANTSATAASTGSDLNGKAAEAAAHAIRERLAVLAAKELDGEAKDVTFENGEVRANGAAMPFAQLVGAAYLARIQLWSDGFYATPKVHWDAKTLTGHPFYYFAYGAAVSEVVIDTLTGEWKLVRADALHDAGQSINPAIDLGQVEGAFIQGMGWLTTEELWWNRDGRLMTHAPSTYKIPAVSDTPAAFNVKLYHNPNAEPTVFRSKAVGEPPLLLPFSVFLAIRDAVAATAPDAPHAPPLRAPATPEAILDAIDALNASTPVATIAAAASPTSQEPAGAGTTA, via the coding sequence ATGAACAAGCAGACGGAAGCCTTCGTGCATCACGCATCGCTTGCCGCACACGACGCGCAAGCCGCCATCGGCGTGCCGCTGCCGCATGAATCGGCGACGCTGCACGTGAGCGGCGAAGCCACCTACACCGACGACATCCCCGAGCTCGCGCAGACGCTGCACGCGGCGCTCGGTTTGTCGCGGCATGCGCATGCGCGCATCGTGTCGCTCGATCTCGATGCCGTGCGCGCGGCGCCCGGCGTCGTCGCCGTGCTGACCGTCGACGACATCCCCGGTGAAAACAACTGCGGCCCCGTGCTGCACGACGACCCGATTCTCGCCGACGGCGAAGTGCTGTATCTCGGCCAGCCCGTCTTCATCGTCGTTGCACAGAGCCATGAGTTGGCGCGGCGCGCGGCGGCGCTCGCGAAGAGCGACGACGTCGTGCGCTACGAGCCGCTCGAAGCCGTGCTCACTGCCGCCGAAGCGAAGGCGAAGAAGCAATATGTGCTGCCGCCGCTGCACCTGAAGCGCGGTACGCCCGCGGAGAAGATCGCGCAAGCGCCGCACCGGCTCGTGGGCACCTTCGAAGTCGGCGGCCAGGAACAGTTCTATCTGGAAGGCCAGGTCGCGTATGCCGTGCCAAAGGAAATGGACGGCATGCTCGTCTATAGCTCGACGCAGCATCCGAGCGAAATGCAGCACGTCGTCGCGCATATGTTCGGCTGGCCGACGCATAGCGTGATGTGCGAATGCCGGCGCATGGGCGGCGGCTTCGGCGGCAAGGAGTCGCAGTCGGCGCTGTTTGCGTGTGCGGCGTCGCTGGCGGCGCACCGGTTGCGCCGCCCCGTGAAATTGCGCGCCGATCGCGACGACGACTTCATGATTACGGGCAAGCGTCACGACGCGATCTACGAATACGAAGCCGGCTTCGACGACGACGGCCGCATTCTCGGCGCGCGCGTCGAGATCGCCTTGCGGGCGGGGTTTTCGGCGGATCTGTCGGGCGCCGTCGCGACGCGCGCCGTGTGCCACTTCGACAACGCGTATTACCTGTCGGACGTCGATATCGTCGCGCTGCCGTGCAAGACGAATACGCAGTCGAACACCGCGTTTCGCGGCTTCGGCGGCCCGCAGGGCGCGCTCGTGATGGAAGTGATGATGGACGGCATCGCGCGCGAGTTGAAGCGCGATCCCCTCGACGTGCGCCGCGCGAACTTCTATGGCATCGAAGAGCGCAATGTCACACCGTATGGCCAGACCGTCGAAGACAACGTAATCGCGCCGCTGACGGATGAACTGATCGAATCGAGCGACTACACGGCGCGGCGCGCCGCGATTGCCGCGTTCAATGCGTCGAGCCCCGTGCTCAAGCGCGGCATCGCGTATACGCCTGTGAAGTTCGGCATCTCGTTCAACGTGCCGTTCCTGAATCAGGCGGGCGCGCTCGTGCATGTCTACAAGGACGGCTCAGCGCTCGTGAATCACGGCGGCACCGAAATGGGCCAGGGGCTGAATACGAAAGTCGCGCAAGTGGTCGCGAATGCATTCGGCCTGCCGCTCTCGCGCGTGCGCGTGACGGCCACCGATACATCGAAAGTGGCAAACACATCGGCGACGGCGGCATCGACGGGCAGCGACCTGAACGGCAAGGCCGCCGAAGCGGCCGCGCACGCGATCCGTGAACGCCTCGCGGTGCTGGCGGCAAAGGAACTCGACGGCGAAGCGAAAGACGTGACCTTCGAAAACGGCGAAGTACGCGCGAACGGCGCGGCGATGCCGTTTGCGCAACTGGTCGGTGCGGCGTATCTCGCGCGCATCCAGTTGTGGTCCGACGGCTTCTATGCGACGCCGAAAGTGCATTGGGACGCGAAGACGCTGACGGGCCATCCGTTCTACTACTTCGCGTATGGCGCGGCGGTATCCGAAGTCGTGATCGATACGTTGACGGGCGAATGGAAACTCGTACGCGCCGACGCGCTGCACGACGCCGGCCAGTCGATCAATCCCGCCATCGATCTCGGCCAGGTGGAAGGCGCGTTCATTCAGGGCATGGGCTGGCTCACGACGGAAGAACTCTGGTGGAACCGCGACGGCCGGTTGATGACGCACGCGCCGTCGACGTACAAGATCCCCGCTGTCAGCGATACGCCCGCCGCGTTCAATGTGAAGCTGTACCACAACCCGAATGCGGAGCCGACCGTGTTCCGCTCGAAGGCCGTCGGCGAGCCGCCGCTGTTGCTGCCGTTCTCGGTGTTCCTCGCGATCCGCGATGCTGTCGCGGCCACCGCGCCCGATGCACCGCACGCGCCACCGCTGCGCGCGCCCGCGACGCCCGAAGCCATCCTCGATGCGATCGATGCGCTGAACGCAAGCACGCCTGTTGCAACAATCGCCGCAGCGGCCAGTCCAACGTCGCAAGAGCCTGCGGGCGCAGGCACGACGGCATAG
- a CDS encoding amidase, with product MTTATSPESTPFPPLAQLAADLAAGRTTSRALVEAALERIADPAGQGAAVFMRVDADNARATADAHDRLRAAGTVLSPLAGIPVSVKDLFDIEGQVTRAGSKVLADAAPATSDAPAVARLKRAGAVIVGRTNMSEFAFSGLGLNPHYGNPLSPYRRGVKGDERVSGGSSSGAAASVADGMAAVALGSDTGGSLRIPAALCGLTGFKPTADRVPKQGGVPLSPTLDAFGPIGATVACCALVDRILAGLEPVVPATRPLEGVRLGVLNHYVTDDIEPEVAQAYDAALKHLEAAGAIVSDVRFAPLDRLVTINRFGFSPIEAYAWHRPLLETQRDAYDPRVLTRILKGQPATAADYLDLLAERTAVLAEARTMWQRLDAVVAPTVPIVPPRVAGLVDDDEAFFRANGLVLRNPSAFNFLDACAISLPCHPRGGAPVGLMLAAAPHADDALLGIGRAVEAVLNTIR from the coding sequence ATGACCACCGCCACGTCACCTGAATCCACGCCCTTCCCGCCGCTCGCCCAGCTCGCCGCCGATCTCGCCGCCGGCCGCACCACCAGCCGCGCGCTCGTCGAAGCAGCGCTCGAACGCATCGCCGATCCCGCCGGCCAGGGCGCGGCCGTCTTCATGCGGGTCGACGCCGACAACGCCCGCGCCACGGCCGATGCGCACGACCGCCTGCGCGCGGCGGGGACCGTGCTGTCGCCGCTTGCGGGCATTCCCGTGTCGGTGAAGGACCTGTTCGACATCGAAGGCCAGGTGACGCGCGCCGGCTCGAAGGTGCTCGCGGACGCCGCGCCCGCCACGTCCGACGCTCCTGCCGTCGCGCGGTTGAAGCGCGCGGGCGCCGTGATCGTCGGACGCACGAACATGAGCGAATTCGCGTTCTCCGGCCTCGGTCTCAACCCGCACTACGGCAATCCGCTGTCGCCGTACCGGCGCGGCGTGAAGGGCGACGAGCGGGTGTCGGGCGGCTCGTCGTCGGGCGCGGCGGCTTCGGTGGCGGACGGCATGGCGGCCGTCGCGCTCGGCAGCGACACGGGCGGCTCGCTGCGCATTCCTGCCGCGCTATGCGGCCTGACAGGCTTCAAGCCGACCGCCGACCGCGTGCCGAAGCAAGGCGGCGTGCCGCTTTCGCCGACGCTCGACGCCTTCGGCCCTATCGGCGCGACGGTCGCGTGCTGCGCGCTGGTCGACCGGATTCTCGCTGGGCTGGAACCCGTCGTTCCCGCCACCCGTCCGCTGGAAGGCGTGCGGCTGGGCGTGCTGAATCACTATGTCACGGACGATATCGAGCCGGAAGTCGCGCAGGCCTACGACGCCGCGCTCAAGCATCTGGAGGCGGCGGGCGCGATCGTCAGCGACGTGCGCTTTGCGCCGCTCGACCGGCTCGTCACGATCAACCGCTTCGGCTTTTCGCCGATCGAAGCCTACGCGTGGCACCGGCCGCTGCTCGAAACGCAACGCGACGCGTACGATCCGCGCGTGCTCACGCGCATCCTGAAGGGCCAGCCGGCGACAGCCGCCGACTATCTCGACCTGCTCGCCGAGCGCACCGCCGTGCTGGCCGAGGCGCGCACGATGTGGCAGCGCCTCGACGCCGTCGTCGCGCCGACGGTGCCGATCGTGCCGCCGCGCGTCGCCGGCCTGGTCGATGACGACGAGGCGTTCTTCCGCGCCAACGGCCTCGTGCTGCGCAACCCGAGCGCGTTCAATTTCCTCGATGCGTGTGCGATTTCGCTGCCCTGTCATCCGCGTGGCGGCGCGCCTGTCGGGCTGATGCTGGCCGCCGCGCCGCACGCGGATGACGCGCTGCTGGGAATAGGACGGGCCGTCGAAGCGGTACTGAATACGATTCGCTGA
- a CDS encoding adenosine deaminase, whose product MTTTTLSPLALKTNGAPKAELHIHIEGSLEPELIFKLAERNGVKLAYDSIDALRAAYAFTDLQSFLDIYYAGASVLLKEEDFYDMTMAYVERALADNVVHTEIFFDPQTHTERGVPIATVVAGIERALAEAETRGLTSKLILCFLRHLSEEDALATFDEALPLFDQYKHRLIGVGLDSSERGHPPSKFERVFAKARDKGLKLVAHAGEEGPPSYIYEALDLLKVDRVDHGVRSIEDPALVTRLADTRVALTVCPLSNLKLCVFDDLTKHTLKALLDKGVAVTVNSDDPAYFGGYVNENYLATIDALKLDDDEVYTIIRNSFEASFVTPAERDAMIAKLDAHWRASA is encoded by the coding sequence ATGACGACAACCACACTTTCCCCGCTAGCTCTCAAGACGAACGGCGCACCGAAGGCCGAGCTGCATATTCATATCGAAGGCTCGCTCGAACCTGAGCTGATCTTCAAGCTTGCCGAACGCAACGGCGTGAAGCTCGCGTACGACTCGATCGACGCGCTGCGTGCCGCGTACGCGTTCACCGATCTGCAGTCGTTCCTCGACATCTACTATGCGGGCGCCAGCGTGCTGCTGAAGGAAGAGGACTTCTACGACATGACGATGGCCTACGTCGAGCGCGCACTCGCGGACAACGTCGTGCATACGGAAATCTTCTTCGATCCGCAGACGCATACCGAACGTGGCGTGCCGATTGCGACCGTGGTCGCGGGCATCGAGCGCGCGCTGGCCGAAGCGGAAACGCGCGGCCTCACGAGCAAGCTGATTCTGTGCTTCCTGCGGCACCTGTCCGAAGAAGATGCGCTTGCAACCTTCGACGAAGCGCTGCCGTTGTTCGACCAGTACAAACATCGGCTGATCGGCGTCGGCCTCGATTCATCCGAGCGCGGCCATCCGCCGTCGAAGTTCGAGCGCGTATTCGCCAAGGCTCGCGACAAGGGCCTGAAGCTGGTCGCGCACGCGGGCGAAGAAGGCCCGCCGTCGTACATCTACGAAGCGCTCGATCTGCTGAAAGTGGACCGTGTCGATCATGGCGTGCGCAGCATCGAAGACCCGGCGCTCGTCACGCGGCTGGCCGATACGCGCGTCGCGCTGACGGTGTGCCCGCTGTCGAACCTGAAGCTGTGCGTGTTCGACGATCTGACCAAACACACGTTGAAGGCACTGCTCGACAAGGGCGTCGCCGTCACCGTGAATTCCGACGATCCCGCCTACTTTGGCGGCTACGTCAACGAAAACTACCTTGCGACGATCGACGCCCTCAAGCTCGACGACGACGAGGTGTACACGATCATCCGCAACAGCTTTGAAGCGTCGTTCGTGACGCCTGCGGAGCGCGACGCGATGATCGCCAAACTCGATGCGCACTGGCGCGCATCTGCTTGA
- a CDS encoding cation:proton antiporter produces the protein MHHGIGFIQDLAVVMALAGVVTVLFHRLKQPVVLGYIAAGVIIGPYTPPFQLIHDEQTIQTLGELGVVFLMFSLGLEFSLRKLFKVGATAIVAALSEIVLMLWIGYEIGSAFGWNSMDSLFLGAILAISSTTIIVKALSELGLKRESFAQLVFGILIVEDILAIAMLVLLSGIAQTGELSAGVAFVTLGKLLLFMTVSLVVGILVVPRALNYVAKSQSDEMLLVSVLGFCFAFCLLVVKLDYSIALGAFLIGAIMAESRHLHRIEHLIAPLRDAFSAIFFVTIGLMLNPAVLVDYAWPIAVITVAVILGKIVSCGLGTFLAGKDGRTAMRVGMTVSQIGEFSFIIASLGLTLKVTSAFLYPIAVAVSALTTLFTPYLIRAADPLTQRLGRAMPRTVANVFGMYGQWLGSLRPASGEPTVFGLTRRIILQIAVNLAIVAAIFLGASYGAPYGSGFIEKWLPSEPMQRVVLWSAALLVSLPFLVAVYRKTKSLALLLAEISVQPAKAGRFTSAIRYAISDLVPVVSMVGVFLLVAALSSTILPPTGLLVAVLVVAALLLTLLWRWCVRIHATMQIALRETFDEQPDP, from the coding sequence ATGCACCACGGCATCGGCTTCATTCAGGATCTGGCAGTCGTAATGGCGCTCGCCGGCGTCGTTACCGTGCTGTTCCATCGCCTGAAACAGCCGGTGGTGCTCGGCTATATCGCGGCGGGCGTGATCATCGGGCCGTACACGCCGCCGTTCCAGCTGATTCACGACGAGCAGACCATCCAGACGCTCGGCGAACTCGGCGTCGTGTTCCTGATGTTCTCACTCGGGCTCGAGTTCAGCTTGCGCAAGCTGTTCAAGGTCGGCGCGACGGCCATCGTCGCCGCGCTGTCGGAGATCGTGCTGATGCTGTGGATCGGCTACGAGATCGGCAGCGCGTTCGGCTGGAATTCGATGGATTCGCTGTTTCTCGGCGCGATCCTCGCTATTTCGTCGACCACCATCATCGTCAAGGCGCTCTCCGAACTCGGCCTCAAGCGTGAGAGCTTCGCGCAACTGGTGTTCGGCATTCTGATCGTCGAGGACATTCTCGCCATTGCGATGCTGGTGCTGCTGTCGGGCATCGCGCAGACGGGCGAGCTGTCGGCGGGCGTCGCGTTCGTCACGCTCGGCAAGCTGCTGCTGTTCATGACGGTGTCGCTGGTGGTCGGTATTCTCGTCGTGCCGCGCGCGCTCAATTACGTCGCGAAGTCGCAGAGCGACGAGATGCTGCTCGTTTCCGTGCTGGGTTTCTGCTTTGCGTTTTGCCTGCTGGTCGTCAAGCTCGATTACAGCATCGCGCTCGGCGCGTTCCTGATTGGCGCGATCATGGCTGAGTCGCGCCACCTGCACCGCATCGAGCATCTGATCGCGCCGCTGCGCGACGCGTTTTCGGCGATCTTTTTCGTGACCATCGGACTGATGCTCAACCCGGCCGTGCTGGTCGACTACGCGTGGCCGATCGCCGTCATCACGGTCGCGGTGATTCTCGGCAAGATCGTCTCGTGCGGCTTGGGAACGTTCCTCGCGGGCAAGGACGGGCGCACGGCGATGCGCGTCGGCATGACGGTGTCGCAGATCGGCGAGTTCTCGTTCATCATCGCGTCGCTTGGGCTCACGCTGAAGGTGACGAGCGCGTTCCTCTATCCGATTGCCGTCGCCGTCTCCGCGCTCACGACGCTCTTCACGCCATACCTGATCCGCGCGGCCGACCCGCTCACGCAGCGCCTCGGCCGCGCGATGCCGCGCACGGTCGCCAACGTGTTCGGCATGTACGGGCAGTGGCTCGGCAGTCTGCGGCCAGCGTCGGGCGAGCCAACCGTGTTCGGCCTGACGCGTCGGATCATTTTGCAGATCGCGGTCAATCTCGCGATCGTCGCGGCGATTTTTCTGGGCGCGTCTTATGGTGCGCCTTACGGGAGTGGATTCATTGAGAAATGGCTGCCGTCCGAGCCGATGCAGCGCGTCGTGCTGTGGAGCGCTGCGCTGCTCGTCTCGCTGCCGTTTCTTGTCGCCGTCTACCGGAAGACCAAGTCGCTTGCGCTGCTGCTGGCCGAAATCAGCGTGCAGCCGGCGAAGGCAGGACGCTTCACGAGCGCGATCCGCTACGCCATTTCGGACCTCGTGCCTGTCGTGTCGATGGTAGGCGTGTTTCTGCTCGTCGCGGCGCTGTCGAGCACGATCCTGCCGCCGACGGGCCTGCTCGTCGCCGTGCTGGTCGTCGCCGCGCTGCTGCTGACGCTGTTGTGGCGCTGGTGCGTGCGAATTCACGCGACGATGCAGATCGCGCTGCGCGAAACCTTCGACGAGCAGCCCGATCCATGA
- the xdhA gene encoding xanthine dehydrogenase small subunit, whose amino-acid sequence MTTQTIRFYHQGTVREISGAPASRTVLQHLREDLYCTGTKEGCAEGDCGACTVVVGELDSRGQLMLKAVNACIQFLPTLDGKALFTVEDLRAASGALHPVQEALVDCHGSQCGFCTPGFAMSMWALYENQPAGAGLPTRDEINTALSGNLCRCTGYRPIVEASQKMFDEQQYPRVALDRAAVVKALQSIQRNDTFEYRAPDTRGSDYGTPAFFAPVTLDAFAALRAQHPHARLLAGSTDVGLWVTKQFRDLGDILYIGNVAELKTIERDAQTLTIGAAVSLEDAYAALTADYPELAELWTRFASLPIRNAGTLGGNVANGSPIGDSMPALIALNALVVLQRERKTRTLPLDTFYVGYQKTALEPGEFVAAIRVPRPAPDLRFRTYKVAKRYDQDISAVCGAFALRIADGVIADARIAFGGVAATPKRAQHAEAALKGAPWDAATTQRAMDTLAADYQPLTDMRATSAYRLKVARNLLWRFHLETRDANPLALCDVNAFAFDAAASAQEQRP is encoded by the coding sequence GTGACAACGCAAACCATCCGCTTCTATCACCAGGGGACCGTCCGCGAGATCAGCGGCGCGCCCGCATCGCGCACCGTGCTCCAGCACCTGCGTGAAGACCTGTACTGCACGGGCACCAAGGAAGGTTGCGCGGAAGGCGATTGCGGCGCTTGCACGGTCGTCGTCGGTGAACTGGACTCGCGCGGGCAACTGATGCTCAAAGCCGTCAACGCGTGCATCCAGTTCCTGCCGACCCTCGACGGTAAGGCGCTCTTCACGGTCGAAGACCTGCGTGCCGCAAGCGGCGCGTTGCACCCGGTTCAGGAAGCGCTGGTCGACTGCCACGGCTCGCAGTGCGGGTTCTGCACCCCGGGCTTCGCGATGTCGATGTGGGCGCTGTACGAGAACCAGCCCGCGGGCGCCGGCCTGCCGACACGCGACGAAATCAACACCGCCCTTTCCGGCAATCTGTGCCGCTGCACCGGCTACCGGCCGATCGTCGAAGCGTCGCAGAAAATGTTCGACGAGCAGCAGTATCCGCGCGTCGCGCTCGACCGCGCCGCCGTCGTCAAGGCGCTGCAGTCGATCCAGCGCAACGACACCTTCGAATACCGCGCGCCCGACACACGCGGCTCCGACTACGGCACGCCAGCTTTCTTCGCCCCCGTCACGCTCGACGCATTCGCCGCGCTGCGCGCGCAGCATCCGCATGCGCGGCTGCTGGCAGGCAGCACCGACGTCGGCCTGTGGGTCACGAAACAGTTCCGCGATCTCGGCGACATCCTGTATATCGGCAACGTCGCCGAACTGAAGACGATCGAACGCGATGCGCAGACGCTGACGATCGGCGCGGCCGTGTCGCTGGAAGACGCGTATGCCGCGCTGACAGCCGACTATCCCGAACTCGCCGAATTGTGGACGCGCTTCGCGTCGCTCCCCATCCGCAACGCGGGCACGCTCGGCGGCAACGTCGCGAACGGCTCGCCCATCGGCGATTCGATGCCGGCGTTGATCGCGCTCAATGCGCTCGTCGTGCTGCAGCGCGAGCGCAAGACGCGCACGCTGCCACTCGATACGTTCTACGTCGGCTACCAGAAGACGGCGCTCGAACCCGGCGAGTTCGTCGCGGCGATCCGCGTGCCGCGTCCCGCGCCGGATCTGCGCTTTCGCACGTACAAGGTCGCGAAGCGCTACGACCAGGACATCTCGGCCGTGTGCGGCGCGTTTGCGCTGCGCATCGCCGATGGCGTGATCGCCGATGCGCGCATCGCGTTCGGCGGCGTGGCCGCGACGCCTAAGCGCGCGCAGCACGCCGAGGCCGCGCTCAAAGGCGCGCCGTGGGACGCCGCCACCACGCAACGCGCGATGGACACGCTCGCCGCCGACTATCAGCCGCTCACCGATATGCGCGCAACCAGCGCCTATCGGCTGAAAGTCGCGCGCAATCTGCTGTGGCGCTTCCATCTGGAAACACGCGACGCCAATCCGCTCGCGCTGTGCGACGTCAACGCGTTCGCATTCGATGCAGCCGCGAGCGCGCAGGAGCAGAGGCCATGA